The nucleotide sequence GGTCGGCGGCCAGCTCGCCGTAAGACAGCGAGAGCAGCGCGCCGAGCGGATTGAGCGCGGCGTTGTAGAAGACCTTGCCCCACAGCGCGCCGAGGATGGCCTCGCTCGGCGCAGCGGGAATGCCGGCTCGCGCAAAGCGCGCCGCCCACCGATCGGCTCCGTCGTCGTGCGCGGACGCGGGATGGCCGATCAGCGTCGGCTCGGCTTCGACGGTGACGCGCACAGTGCCGGGGGCGGCGATCTCTGCGCCGAAAATCACGCGGCCGGCAAGCGAGCGTTCCCTTCCAAAGCGCTCCGCGAGCTTTTCGACGTTGCCGAGACCGTTCTGCAGCGAGATCGCGCGTCCCTGCCCGGCAAGGCAGCCGTCAGGAAGGGAGCGCAGCAGCGGCGGGGTCTGGGAGGCCTTGCAGGTGACGAGGATCGCATCGTAGGGGCCGCACGCCGCGGCGCCTTCCGTGAACGCGGCCGCCAGCGGCGCCTCGTGGATGCCCCAGATCCCTTCGACACGAAGGCCGCGCGTGCGAGCCTCGTCAAAATGCGGTCCGCGGCCGATCGCGTCGATCCGGCAGCCGTCCTCGGCCAGCAGGCAGGCGAGCACCGAGCCGATCGCCCCGCAGCCGGCGACGAGCACGCGCTCACGGCCCGGCTCAGAAACTTCGAAGGTCGCGCCTTCTGGTGCGTCCACGTTTCGATCCTTTTCCGGCCCGATTGCCTCGCGTCCGGCGCCTGCCGAGGCCGCTCGTTTGACGCACTGCGACGCATCCGGTATGGGCCGCCTTTTCCTTCGAGGCTGGGAGCCTCCCCGTACGACCCGGCAACGTGCCCGGTATGCCGAGAGAGATTCGAATGGAACAGACCCCGAACGATTCGACGTCGATGGAGCGCTTCCTCAAGCCGAAGGCCGTGTCCTCGCGCAAGCTTGCGCGCGACCCGGGCGGCCGCCT is from Candidatus Binatia bacterium and encodes:
- a CDS encoding ketopantoate reductase family protein, producing MDAPEGATFEVSEPGRERVLVAGCGAIGSVLACLLAEDGCRIDAIGRGPHFDEARTRGLRVEGIWGIHEAPLAAAFTEGAAACGPYDAILVTCKASQTPPLLRSLPDGCLAGQGRAISLQNGLGNVEKLAERFGRERSLAGRVIFGAEIAAPGTVRVTVEAEPTLIGHPASAHDDGADRWAARFARAGIPAAPSEAILGALWGKVFYNAALNPLGALLSLSYGELAADPARRRVMDRVIDEAFAVAEAEGVRLAWKDAAEYRRVFHERLVPVTAAHRSSMLQDLERGRRTEIDAICGEVCRRGDARGIDVSANRVLLALVQERSAAAGATRRDRLGR